The genomic segment AGCGGGCGAAGTTTTTCCGGAATTTCTCAGCCAGGGATTTTGCCTGCTGGTCATAGGCGTTCTTATCGGACCAGGTGGTCTTTGGATCCAGAATATCCTTTGGGATATTCGGGCAGTCCTGGGGCACCAGAATGTTAAAGACCGGGTCAAGCCTGTACTCCACCTCGTTCAGATCTCCCCGCAAGGCAGCATTGATCATGGCCCTGGAGTAGGCAATTTTGATCCTTGATCCAACTCCATAGGGACCGCCGGTCCAGCCGGTATTAATCAGCCAGACCTGGGGTTTATGCCTGGTAATCTTTTCTCCCAGCATGGTGGCGTAAACGGAAGGGGGCAGGGGGAGAAAGGGTGCGCCGAAGCAGTTTGAGAAGTCGGCCTGGGGCTCCACCACTCCTACTTCCGTACCGGCGACCTTGGCCGTGTAACCGGAGATAAAATGGTATTGTGCCTGGCCCTGTTCGAGTTTGCTGATGGGGGGGAGTACACCATAGGCATCACAGGTCAGGAAGAAAATGTTGCGGGGGTGGTCTCCGATCCCGTCAGGTACGGCACCTTCGACATAATGAATAGGAAAGGCCCCGCGGGTATTTTCGGTAATGGATATATCGTTGTAATCGGGTATCCGGCTCTTTTCATCCACAATGACGTTTTCCAGAATGGAACCAAAGGTGGTGGAGTTCCAGATCATCGGTTCAGATTCTTTTTGAAGCCGGATGTATTTGGGATATAATCCTCCCTCCAGATTGAAAATACCCTCATCATCCCAGCCATGCTCGTCATCTCCGATCAGCCGGCGCTCAGGGTCAGCTCCCAGCGTGGTTTTGCCGGTGCCGCTCAAGCCAAAGAGAATGGCCACATCGCCATTGCGTCCGACATTGGCACTGCAATGCATGCTCAGAACGTTTCTCTCAGGCAAAAGGAGGTTACAGATATAGAAGATGATTTTCTTCATCTCACCGCCGTAGGCAGTTCCGATAATATAGACCAGCTTTTCGCTCAGGTCGGCCACGACCGCCACCTTGGAGTTCAGTTCCTTTAACTGGGGAGCTTCCATATCGGCACAGTTGATAATGGTCCACTCCGGCTGGAACCCTTCCAGTTCCTTTTCCGCAGGCCGGATGAAGAGATGATGGGCGAACAGGGCATGCCAGGCCTTGATGGCAATGACCCGTAAGGGTATCCGGTGAGCCTTTTTGGCTCCGGCGTAGCCGTCAAAGATGAAAAGGTCACGGTTTTGAATATTGACCTTGATGGCCTGATTGAGCTTGTCCCTGGTTTCCCGGGTAATCAAAACATTGCGCTTGCCCCAGTCTATTCTGTCATGGTAGGGAGAGCCTTCGACGATGTAGCGGTCCTGCGGGGACCGCCCTGTCCGCTGGCCGGTTCTCACGCACAAAGCCCCATTGGCAGCCAGAAATCCTTCACCCCTGCGCAGTGACATCTCCACAAGGTAAGCGGGAGATAAGTTGCGGAAAACATAGCCAATATTCCGGATGCCGTAGCGTTGATCCAATTCCTGCACTAACTTCATAGATACCTCCGTTCTCTGGTAGTATAACGAAGAATTTGTATTTCTGAGCACTGACCACTGACCACTGTCTTTCAATTTTCAACACTTTTTTTTATAGTTTGCCAGAGGTCGTTCTCGACCATCTGAGCGTTGGGCAAGTGATCGATATAGAGGGAATGCTGATCCTTGCGCTCGTGATTGAAAGGAACAACCATGCAGAGCCTGGTTCCGGAGCGGATGATAGACTGGTGAGTAATTCCGGTAACAATGCCTTCGAGGGGAGAGAGAATATTGCCGGAATGAAAGCTCATGGGATCCATGATATCACCGATTTTTTGCCCTTCCCGAACCATTTGGCCAAGGCGGATGTCCGGCTTGAAGATCCCGCCGCTTGGACTGCGGATCCATTCCTCGTTCGATTTCAGCAGGATCTGGAACCTGGGAATCTTGGCCTTTCCTTTAATCATGCCCAGAACTTTCATAACGT from the bacterium genome contains:
- the pckA gene encoding phosphoenolpyruvate carboxykinase (ATP), with protein sequence MKLVQELDQRYGIRNIGYVFRNLSPAYLVEMSLRRGEGFLAANGALCVRTGQRTGRSPQDRYIVEGSPYHDRIDWGKRNVLITRETRDKLNQAIKVNIQNRDLFIFDGYAGAKKAHRIPLRVIAIKAWHALFAHHLFIRPAEKELEGFQPEWTIINCADMEAPQLKELNSKVAVVADLSEKLVYIIGTAYGGEMKKIIFYICNLLLPERNVLSMHCSANVGRNGDVAILFGLSGTGKTTLGADPERRLIGDDEHGWDDEGIFNLEGGLYPKYIRLQKESEPMIWNSTTFGSILENVIVDEKSRIPDYNDISITENTRGAFPIHYVEGAVPDGIGDHPRNIFFLTCDAYGVLPPISKLEQGQAQYHFISGYTAKVAGTEVGVVEPQADFSNCFGAPFLPLPPSVYATMLGEKITRHKPQVWLINTGWTGGPYGVGSRIKIAYSRAMINAALRGDLNEVEYRLDPVFNILVPQDCPNIPKDILDPKTTWSDKNAYDQQAKSLAEKFRKNFARFSGVDHLVQYGPRE